The window ACCACATCTGGTAACAAACATCAATTTATGGTGCTATCGGCACAGTTCCGGTGGAACTTTAGTTAATTATAAGTTGATAACCGATTATCAAATGGTATCGAATTCAATAGCTGGTAAGATTATGGAACTGGATGAAATAACAATAACCCGAGCAATTATAGAAGAATTTACATCTGATTTTCTGGATTGCACTGACACTGATGTAGCGCTGGTTGGAGGGGGGCCGGCCAATCTGGTGGCTGCAAAGGTACTGGCCGAAGCAGGTGTAAGGACCGTGCTCTTTGAGCGAAAACTTGCGATAGGCGGCGGCATGTGGGGTGGAGGCATGATGATGCCCAGGATAGTTGTGCAGGAAGAGGCCAGGCGCATACTGGACGATTTCGGGGTCAATTATACCGAATACATGCCCGGCTATTATGTGGCAGACTCTATTGAATGCGTGTGCAGGCTGGGCGCAGAGGCCGTGGCCGCAGGGGCTAAGATATTCAATCTTGTAAGCGTGGAGGATGTGATGATCAGGGAGGGTGATGCCGTGACCGGGCTGGTAATAAACTGGACCGCAGTGGGCCTGCAAAAACTGCATGTAGATCCAATGACCATAAGGGCAAAGGTTGTTATAGACGGTACAGGGCACGACGCCGAGGTCTGTAGTACAGTGGCCAGGAAAATACCTGGGGCACTGAACGTGATCGGCGAGAAGCCCATGTGGGCGGATATGGGTGAGCGCATCATCATGGACAACACCAAAGAGGTCTACCCAGGGCTAATAGCCACTGGAATGGCTGCCAATGCCGTGGCCGGTTCACCGCGTATGGGACCTGTATTTGGCGGTATGCTGCTATCAGGTGAGAAGGCCGCCCTGCTGGCAATGGAAAAACTTGGCATCAATTGAAATCGCAAAAACGATAATATATCATTCCAATCCATGTCATATGCCTCTTATTAACGCTGATCTTCACATTCATTCAAAGTACAGCATGGCCACCTCAGGCCGAATGGACATTCCCACGCTTGCAGTGGAATCTGTCAGGAAGGGCATCCAGCTTGTGGGTACAGGGGACTGCCTGCACCGCAAATGGCTGGATGATATCAAGACCATGCCCGAGGTCGCCGATGGCATTTACGGCATGGACAGTGCCAGGTTCGTGCTTACTGTGGAACTGGAAGATACCAACAGGGTGCACCACCTGCTCATCCTGCCTGATGTGTCCAAGGCCGAAGAACTGCGCGAGACTGTCGAGCCTACGTCTGTCAATATCGACACCGATGGCCGGCCTAACGTGAACTTAAGCGGCGTGGAGATCGCTGAACTTGCCAGGGATGTGGGTGCCATGATCGGCCCGGCCCATGCGTTCACACCCTGGACTGCCATGTATGCCTACCACGACAGCCTGGGAAGCTGCTACGGGGATATGGCTCAGTATATCAGTTTCGTGGAACTGGGCCTGAGTGCTGATACCGACCTGGCAGACCGCATCAGTGAGCTACACAGACTTACATTCTTGACCAACAGTGATGCCCACAGCCCCTGGCCTAACAAACTGGCCCGGGAGTTCAATAGGTTCCGGATGGAAGATATCACGTTCGGTGAACTTAAAAAGGCCATATTAAGACAGGATGGGCGGGGGCCGGCCATGAATGTGGGACTGTTCCCCCAGGAGGGGAAGTACCACGAATCAGCATGTATCCGCTGCTTCAAACATTTTACACTAAGGGAATGCGTAATGAAACAGTGGCGCTGCACATGCGGCGGTCGCATAAAGCGGGGGGTGGTGGACAGGATAGAGGAACTTGCGGACAGTACAGGGCATCCGGACCACAGGCCGCCCTACCTGCATCTGGTACCGCTGTCCGAGATAATCATGATGGCACTGGGTACTAAAAGCACCACTACCAAAAAGGTCAAGGGTGAATGGGAGCGGCTGGTGGATGAGTTCGGCAGCGAAGTGACAGTGCTGCTGGATGCACAACTGGATAGCATTGAAGGAGTAGACCCGGCAGTGATACATGCTGTCAGGATGTTCCGCGAAGGCAGGGTCCGGGTAATTCCG of the ANME-2 cluster archaeon genome contains:
- a CDS encoding thiazole biosynthesis protein, coding for MELDEITITRAIIEEFTSDFLDCTDTDVALVGGGPANLVAAKVLAEAGVRTVLFERKLAIGGGMWGGGMMMPRIVVQEEARRILDDFGVNYTEYMPGYYVADSIECVCRLGAEAVAAGAKIFNLVSVEDVMIREGDAVTGLVINWTAVGLQKLHVDPMTIRAKVVIDGTGHDAEVCSTVARKIPGALNVIGEKPMWADMGERIIMDNTKEVYPGLIATGMAANAVAGSPRMGPVFGGMLLSGEKAALLAMEKLGIN
- a CDS encoding TIGR00375 family protein; the protein is MPLINADLHIHSKYSMATSGRMDIPTLAVESVRKGIQLVGTGDCLHRKWLDDIKTMPEVADGIYGMDSARFVLTVELEDTNRVHHLLILPDVSKAEELRETVEPTSVNIDTDGRPNVNLSGVEIAELARDVGAMIGPAHAFTPWTAMYAYHDSLGSCYGDMAQYISFVELGLSADTDLADRISELHRLTFLTNSDAHSPWPNKLAREFNRFRMEDITFGELKKAILRQDGRGPAMNVGLFPQEGKYHESACIRCFKHFTLRECVMKQWRCTCGGRIKRGVVDRIEELADSTGHPDHRPPYLHLVPLSEIIMMALGTKSTTTKKVKGEWERLVDEFGSEVTVLLDAQLDSIEGVDPAVIHAVRMFREGRVRVIPGGGGQYGTVEVEDGPAPSFEAEDRGQGQGKGQDQPQRSLTDF